The following are encoded together in the Balearica regulorum gibbericeps isolate bBalReg1 unplaced genomic scaffold, bBalReg1.pri scaffold_34_arrow_ctg1, whole genome shotgun sequence genome:
- the LOC142599795 gene encoding fas-binding factor 1 homolog, with the protein CHRAFLEDDFFSKLPGEDIKAAEGSSASDADLQALLQTLKDMDAMEADLLGISKPSSGPGKTSVKGPGKCDSSGGAVKTAGKPLAPEKGEPVPVMEKKPLSSPPASQQYKKFNFDDLDDPLAGLLSDEEQDAPKKPAPTGTKSSSEKKPEQSKEKDKSQSALARLCDKEEPCLSEKPICLCVPNREKLRPARSKLDELLGRGSVAKILEQPGMGERREFKLEKKYQNQPEKEEGWDEDNFVFGAYQPTVASTPEGRLRRRQSVSRFSAENSSEPKPEPRSKPPPASRSPVRTSKAASDWLGLKDEDLIDSEPLSPAKASPAGSYPSRAAAGQPGPVSQVPAVEEAAAKPSPVDEENWLSAALSRKKAQAQAKAQERSAKPPEAAGEGLDPCSPVSQPATSTGAPQQAAALQDKAASTDGTRQPVPWLSTTKRASAHPSEAAKGDPSRDASTLVPVALFPGEQETQGLAPLAPVTTPRAHLQAAPQLQAESPALGLLHERRLGAPTAQLYEDATGCRAALLGAQARVAELESQVRRLELERTQHKLLLESLQQRHQEDLDLLESAHRSRVKVVEETYGQREERLRREKEQLAAQLLSQSRDAEQARTELMEQHQQRLAMLEQQSALELERLRELQRVSVQEMRKDHEEQLQRLKRLKDQEIDAVTSAASHTRSLNGVIEQMEKFSSNLHDLSHKVEAMHHTTSQELAMGARQRDKQLKVLQDRLSQQQRDMEEERSRLQEVIAKMEARLGEQARLLEQERWRATAEQAKAESLQHLLEEQWRIMTQQLSMERAELERAKSALLEEQKSVMQKCSEERRKLAAEWAEFHARQQLSKERMERDMDRALQTDSQREGTIVSRAKEFGQPDQAQPPLF; encoded by the exons TGTCACAGGGCCTTTCTAGAGGACGATTTCTTCAGCAAACTCCCTGGAGAGGACATCAAAGCTGCAGAG GGATCCAGTGCCTCCGACGCAGACCTGCAAGCTCTGCTGCAGACCCTGAAG GACATGGACGCCATGGAAGCTGATCTCCTGGGAATATCAAAACCCAGTTCTGGGCCAGGGAAGACAAGTGTGAAAGGTCCTGGGAAATGTGACTCCTCAGGAGGAGCAGTAAAAACCGCAGGGAAGCCACTAGCTCCTGAGAAAG GAGAGCCTGTACCTGTGATGGAGAAGAAGCCACTCTCATCCCCTCCTGCTTCCCAACAGTACAAGAAATTTAACTTTGACG ATCTAGATGATCCTTTGGCAGGACTTTTATCTGATGAGGAGCAGGATGCTCCCAAGAAGCCAGCTCCAACAGGCACTAAAAGCAGCTCTGagaaaaaaccagaacagagTAAAGAGAAAG ACAAGAGCCAGAGCGCCCTGGCAAGGCTGTGTGACAAGGAAGAGCCCTGCCTCTCGGAGAAACCCATCTGCCTCTGTGTCCCCAACAGGGAGAAGCTCCGGCCAGCCCGCTCCAAGCTGGACGAGTTGTTGGGACGAGGCTCCGTGGCCAAAATCCTGGAGCAGCCAGGCATGGGAGAGCGCAGGGAGTTCAAACTGGAGAAGAAGTACCAAAACCAGCCAG aaaaggaagagggtTGGGACGAGGACAATTTTGTCTTTGGAGCATACCAGCCCACGGTGGCCTCCACACCCGAGGGCCGGCTGAGGAGAAGGCAGTCTGTGAG CAGGTTTTCAGCCGAGAACAGCAGCGAGCCGAAACCAGAGCCACGCTCCAAACCTCCTCCAGCCAGCAGGAGCCCCGTGCGGACCAGCAAGGCTGCCAGTGACTGGCTGGGTTTGAAAGATGAGGATTTGATAGATTCGGAGCCACTGTCTCCAGCAAAGGCCAGTCCTGCAGGGAGCTACCCCAGCCGTGCCGCAGCTGGGCAGCCTGGCCCCGTCAGCCAGGTCCCGGCcgtggaggaggcagcagctaaACCCAGCCCGGTGGACGAGGAGAACTGGCTGAGCGCTGCCTTGTCTCGCAAGAAAGCCCAAGCGCAGGCGAAGGCCCAGGAGAGAAGTGCCAAGCCCCCTGAGGCCGCAGGTGAAGGGCTGGATCCCTGCTCTCCCGTCAG ccagccagccacctCCACAGGAGCAccgcagcaggcagctgccctgcagGACAAGGCAGCGAGCACAGATGGCACCAG GCAGCCAGTCCCCTGGCTCAGCACCACGAAACGAGCCTCAGCTCACCCGTCGGAGGCTGCGAAGGGGGATCCCTCCAGAGACGCCAGCACCCTGG TCCCCGTAGCCTTGTTCCCAGGAGAGCAGGAGACACAGGGCCTTGCCCCGCTTGCTCCG GTTACCACACCCAGGGCGCATCTCCAggctgccccacagctgcag GCAGagtccccagccctgggcctGCTGCACGAGAGGAGGCTGGGGGCTCCCACGGCCCAGCTCTACGAGGATGCAACGGGCTGTCGGGCAGCGCTGCTTGGTGCCCAGGCCCGTgtagcagagctggagagccaG GTCCggaggctggagctggagcgGACGCAGCACAAACTGTTGCTGGAGAGTCTCCAGCAGCGGCACCAGGAGGACCTGGATCTCCTCGAGAGTGCCCACAG GAGCCGAGTGAAGGTGGTGGAGGAGACCTATGGGCAGCGGGAGGAGAGGCTGCGGCgggagaaggagcagctggcagctcagctgctgtcGCAGAGCCGGGATGCCGAGCAGGCGCGGACAGAGCTGATGGAGCAACACCAGCAGCGActggccatgctggagcagcagagcgCGCTGGAGCTGGAGCGGCTGCGAGAGCTGCAAAG GGTGTCTGTCCAGGAGATGCGCAAAGACCATGAAGAGCAGCTCCAGCGGCTGAAGCGGCTCAAAGACCAGGAGATCGATGCGGTGACCAGCGCCGCTTCGCACACCAG ATCTCTGAATGGTGTCATTGAGCAGATGGAGAAGTTCTCCAGCAACCTGCACGACCTCTCACACAAGGTGGAGGCCATGCACCACACCACCTCTCAGGAGTTGGCCATGGGGGCACGGCAGCGGGACAAGCAGCTCAAGG TGCTCCAGGACAGGctgtcacagcagcagagggacaTGGAGGAGGAGCGGAGCAGACTCCAGGAGGTGATTGCCAAaatggaggccaggctgggTGAGCAGGCTcggctgctggagcag GAGCGATGGAGGGCGACAGCAGAACAAGCCAAAGCGGAATCGCTGCAGCACTTGTTGGAGGAGCAGTGGCGAATCATGACCCAGCAGCTCTCCATGGAgcgagcagagctggagagggcgAAG AGTGctttgctggaggagcagaagtCAGTGATGCAGAAGTGCTCGGAGGAGCGACGGAAGCTGGCGGCCGAGTGGGCTGAATTTCACGCCCGGCAGCAGTTGAGCAAGGAGCGGATGGAGCGTGACATGGACCGAGCTTTGCAGACGGACTCCCAGAGAGAGGGCACCATCGTGAGCCGGGCCAAG GAGTTTGGGCAGCCAGACCAGGCGCAGCCGCCTCTGTTTTAA